The following coding sequences are from one Macaca nemestrina isolate mMacNem1 chromosome 1, mMacNem.hap1, whole genome shotgun sequence window:
- the LOC105498136 gene encoding cell adhesion molecule 3 isoform X1 has product MGAPVASLLLLLFACCWAPSGANLSQDGYWQEQDLELGTLAPLDEAISSTVWSSSDMLASQDSQPWTSDETVVAGGTVVLKCQVKDHEDSSLQWSNPAQQTLYFGEKRALRDNRIQLVTSTPHELSISISNVALADEGEYTCSIFTMPVRTAKSLVTVLGIPQKPIITGYKSSLREKDTATLNCQSSGSKPAARLTWRKGDQELHGEPTRIQEDPNGKTFTVSSSVTFQVTREDDGANIVCSVNHESLKGADRSTSQRIEVLYTPTAMIRPDPPHPREGQKLLLHCEGRGNPVPQQYLWEKEGSVPPLKMTQESALIFPFLNKSDSGTYGCTATSNMGSYKAYYTLNVNDPSPVPSSSSTYHAIIGGIVAFIVFLLLIMLIFLGHYLIRHKGTYLTHEAKGSDDAPDADTAIINAEGGQSGGDDKKEYFI; this is encoded by the exons GCTACTGGCAGGAGCAGGATTTGGAGCTGGGAACTCTGGCTCCACTCGACGAGGCCATCAGCTCCACAGTCTGGAGCAGCTCTGACATGCTGGCCAGTCAAG ACAGCCAGCCCTGGACATCTGATGAAACAGTGGTGGCTGGTGGCACCGTGGTGCTCAAGTGCCAAGTGAAAGATCACGAGGACTCATCCCTGCAATGGTCTAACCCTGCTCAGCAGACTCTCTACTTTGGGGAGAAGAGAG CCCTTCGAGATAATCGAATTCAGCTGGTTACCTCTACTCCCCACGAGctcagcatcagcatcagcaaTGTGGCCCTGGCAGACGAGGGCGAGTACACCTGCTCAATCTTCACTATGCCTGTACGAACTGCCAAGTCCCTCGTCACTGTGCTAG GAATTCCACAGAAGCCCATCATCACTGGTTATAAATCTTCATTACGGGAAAAGGACACAGCCACCCTAAACTGTCAGTCTTCTGGGAGCAAGCCTGCAGCCCGGCTCACCTGGAGAAAGGGTGACCAAGAACTCCACG GAGAACCAACTCGCATACAGGAAGATCCCAATGGTAAAACCTTCACTGTCAGCAGCTCGGTGACATTCCAGGTTACCCGGGAGGATGATGGGGCGAACATCGTGTGCTCTGTGAACCATGAATCTCTAAAGGGAGCTGACAGATCCACCTCTCAACGCATTGAAGTTTTAT ACACACCGACTGCGATGATTAGGCCAGACCCTCCCCATCCTCGTGAGGGCCAGAAGCTGTTGCTACACTGTGAGGGTCGTGGCAATCCAGT CCCCCAGCAGTACCTATGGGAGAAGGAGGGCAGTGTGCCACCCCTGAAGATGACCCAAGAGAGTGCCCTGATCTTCCCCTTCCTCAACAAGAGTGACAGCGGCACCTACGGCTGCACGGCCACCAGCAACATGGGCAGCTACAAGGCTTACTACACTCTCAACGTTAATG ACCCCAGTCCGGTGCCCTCCTCCTCCAGCACCTACCACGCCATCATCGGCGGGATCGTGGCTTTCATTGTCTTCCTGCTGCTCATCATGCTCATCTTCCTTGGACATTACTTGATCCGGCACAAAG GAACCTACCTGACACATGAGGCAAAAGGCTCCGACGATGCCCCAGATGCGGACACAGCCATCATCAATGCAGAAGGCGGGCAGTCGGGAGGGGACGACAAGAAGGAATATTTCATCTAG
- the LOC105498136 gene encoding cell adhesion molecule 3 isoform X2 yields MGAPVASLLLLLFACCWAPSGANLSQDDSQPWTSDETVVAGGTVVLKCQVKDHEDSSLQWSNPAQQTLYFGEKRALRDNRIQLVTSTPHELSISISNVALADEGEYTCSIFTMPVRTAKSLVTVLGIPQKPIITGYKSSLREKDTATLNCQSSGSKPAARLTWRKGDQELHGEPTRIQEDPNGKTFTVSSSVTFQVTREDDGANIVCSVNHESLKGADRSTSQRIEVLYTPTAMIRPDPPHPREGQKLLLHCEGRGNPVPQQYLWEKEGSVPPLKMTQESALIFPFLNKSDSGTYGCTATSNMGSYKAYYTLNVNDPSPVPSSSSTYHAIIGGIVAFIVFLLLIMLIFLGHYLIRHKGTYLTHEAKGSDDAPDADTAIINAEGGQSGGDDKKEYFI; encoded by the exons ACAGCCAGCCCTGGACATCTGATGAAACAGTGGTGGCTGGTGGCACCGTGGTGCTCAAGTGCCAAGTGAAAGATCACGAGGACTCATCCCTGCAATGGTCTAACCCTGCTCAGCAGACTCTCTACTTTGGGGAGAAGAGAG CCCTTCGAGATAATCGAATTCAGCTGGTTACCTCTACTCCCCACGAGctcagcatcagcatcagcaaTGTGGCCCTGGCAGACGAGGGCGAGTACACCTGCTCAATCTTCACTATGCCTGTACGAACTGCCAAGTCCCTCGTCACTGTGCTAG GAATTCCACAGAAGCCCATCATCACTGGTTATAAATCTTCATTACGGGAAAAGGACACAGCCACCCTAAACTGTCAGTCTTCTGGGAGCAAGCCTGCAGCCCGGCTCACCTGGAGAAAGGGTGACCAAGAACTCCACG GAGAACCAACTCGCATACAGGAAGATCCCAATGGTAAAACCTTCACTGTCAGCAGCTCGGTGACATTCCAGGTTACCCGGGAGGATGATGGGGCGAACATCGTGTGCTCTGTGAACCATGAATCTCTAAAGGGAGCTGACAGATCCACCTCTCAACGCATTGAAGTTTTAT ACACACCGACTGCGATGATTAGGCCAGACCCTCCCCATCCTCGTGAGGGCCAGAAGCTGTTGCTACACTGTGAGGGTCGTGGCAATCCAGT CCCCCAGCAGTACCTATGGGAGAAGGAGGGCAGTGTGCCACCCCTGAAGATGACCCAAGAGAGTGCCCTGATCTTCCCCTTCCTCAACAAGAGTGACAGCGGCACCTACGGCTGCACGGCCACCAGCAACATGGGCAGCTACAAGGCTTACTACACTCTCAACGTTAATG ACCCCAGTCCGGTGCCCTCCTCCTCCAGCACCTACCACGCCATCATCGGCGGGATCGTGGCTTTCATTGTCTTCCTGCTGCTCATCATGCTCATCTTCCTTGGACATTACTTGATCCGGCACAAAG GAACCTACCTGACACATGAGGCAAAAGGCTCCGACGATGCCCCAGATGCGGACACAGCCATCATCAATGCAGAAGGCGGGCAGTCGGGAGGGGACGACAAGAAGGAATATTTCATCTAG
- the LOC105498138 gene encoding atypical chemokine receptor 1: METPSTPPWRASPDTTRQNSLSSPFMLSLKLELVSGEKRGKSLRGADSRPSPSVCEPNGAMGNCLHPAELSPSTQNSSQLNSEDLWNYSYDGNDSFPDVDYDANLEAAAPCHSCNLLDDSALPFFILVSVLGILASGTVLFMFFRPLFHWQLCPGWPVLAQLAVGSALFSIVVPILAPGLGNTRSSALCSLGYCVWYGSAFAQALLLGCHASLGPKLGADQVPGLTLGLSVGLWGVAALLTLPITLASGASGGLCTPVYSMELKALQATHAVACLAIFVLLPLGLFGAKGLKKALGMGPGPWMNILWAWFIFWWPHGVVLGLDFLVRSKLLLLSTCLAQQALDLLLNLAEALAILHCVATPLLLALFCHQATRTLLPSLPLPEGWSSHLDTPGSKS; encoded by the exons ATGGAGACACCATCGACCCCACCCTGGAGAGCATCACCAGACACCACCAGACAAAACTCACTTTCCAGCCCCTTCATGTTGAGCCTGAAACTTGAGCTAGTGTCTGGGGAGAAAAGGGGGAAATCTCTACGAG GCGCTGACAGCCGTCCCAGCCCTTCTGTCTGTGAACCAAACGGTGCCATGGGGAACTGTCTGCACCCG GCGGAACTCTCCCCCTCAACTCAGAACTCAAGTCAGCTGAACAGTGAAGATTTATGGAATTATTCCTATGACGGGAATGATTCCTTCCCAGATGTAGACTACGATGCCAACCTGGAAGCAGCTGCCCCCTGCCACTCCTGTAACCTGCTGGATGACTCTGCACTGCCCTTCTTCATCCTCGTCAGTGTCCTGGGCATCCTAGCTAGCGGCACTGTCCTCTTCATGTTTTTCAGACCTCTTTTCCACTGGCAGCTCTGCCCTGGCTGGCCTGTCCTGGCGCAGCTGGCTGTGGGCAGTGCTCTCTTCAGCATTGTGGTGCCCATCTTGGCACCAGGGCTAGGTAACACCCGCAGCTCCGCCCTATGTAGCCTGGGCTACTGTGTCTGGTATGGTTCAGCCTTTGCCCAGGCTTTGCTGCTAGGGTGCCATGCCTCCCTGGGCCCCAAACTGGGTGCAGACCAGGTCCCAGGCCTCACCCTGGGGCTCTCTGTGGGCCTTTGGGGAGTGGCGGCCCTACTGACACTGCCTATCACCTTGGCCAGTGGCGCTTCTGGTGGACTCTGCACTCCGGTATACAGCATGGAGCTGAAGGCTTTGCAGGCTACACACGCTGTAGCCTGTCTTGCCATCTTTGTCTTGTTGCCACTGGGTTTGTTTGGAGCCAAGGGGCTGAAGAAGGCATTGGGTATGGGGCCAGGCCCCTGGATGAATATCTTGTGGGCCTGGTTTATTTTCTGGTGGCCTCATGGGGTGGTTCTGGGACTGGATTTCCTGGTGAGGTCCAAGCTGTTGCTGTTGTCAACATGTCTGGCCCAGCAGGCTCTGGATCTGCTGCTGAACCTGGCAGAAGCCTTGGCAATTTTGCACTGTGTGGCTACGCCCCTGCTCCTCGCCCTATTCTGCCACCAGGCCACCCGCACCCTCTTGCCCTCTCTGCCCCTCCCTGAAGGATGGTCTTCTCATCTGGACACCCCTGGAAGCAAATCCTAG